In Dromiciops gliroides isolate mDroGli1 chromosome 5, mDroGli1.pri, whole genome shotgun sequence, the following are encoded in one genomic region:
- the SACM1L gene encoding phosphatidylinositol-3-phosphatase SAC1 isoform X1 yields MAAVAYETLQLHVTPEKFYVEPCDDRVDDVLAIDRVSTEVTLTVKKAVPPSAVTRPIFGILGTIRLVAGSYLIVITKKKKVGEFFSHVIWKATDFDILSYKKTMLHLTDIQLQDNKTFLSMINHVLSMDGFYFSTTYDLTHTLQRLSNTSPEFQEMSLLERADQRFVWNGHLLRELSAQPEVHRFALPVLFGFITMHSCSINGKYFDWILISRRSCFRAGVRYYVRGIDSEGHAANFVETEQIVHYNGSKASFVQTRGSMPFFWSQRPNLKYKPKPQINQVANQMDGFQRHFDSQIITYGKQVIINLVNQKGSEKPLEQTFAKMVTSLGNGNIRYVAFDFHKECSQMRWDRLTILVDQVADIQDEFGYFLVDANGKVVTNQEGIFRSNCMDCLDRTNVIQSLLARRSLQAQLQRIGVLHVGQRIEEQAEFEKIYKNAWADNANACAKQYAGTGALKTDFTRTGKRTQWGLVLDGWNSLVRYYKNNFSDGFRQDAIDLFLGNYSVDEVEHNNPLHVQKDWKFLALPIIMVVAFSMCIICLLMAGDTWTETLAYVLFWAVASIGTFLIIIYNGKDFVDAPKLVQKEKID; encoded by the exons GCATGTGACTCCTGAAAAATTTTACGTAGAGCCTTGTGATGACCGTGTAGATGACGTGCTTGCCATTGATCGTGTCTCCACAGAGGTGACCCTCACAG TGAAGAAAGCTGTTCCTCCATCGGCTGTCACCAGACCAATATTTGGTATCTTGGGCACAATCCGACTGGTAGCAG GTAGCTATCTCATTGtaattaccaaaaagaaaaaagtaggcgaatttttcagtcatgtgatATGGAAAGCAACAGATTTTGATATCCTTTCCTATAAGAAGACTATGCTGCACTTAACTGATATTCAG TTACAGGACAACAAGACCTTCCTTTCAATGATAAACCATGTCTTGAGCATGGATGGGTTTTACTTTTCAACAACGTATGATCTGACACATACTTTACAACGCTTATCCAACACCAGTCCAGAATTCCAAGAAATGAGTCTTTTGGAAAGG GCAGATCAGCGATTTGTATGGAATGGTCATCTTCTTAGAGAATTATCTGCTCAGCCAGAG gtcCATCGGTTTGCTCTCCCTGTCTTATTTGGAT TCATCACTATGCACTCTTGTTCCattaatggaaaatattttgattGGATTCTCATCTCAAGGAGGAGCTGCTTCCGAGCTGGAGTGCGCTATTATGTGAGAG GAATTGATTCTGAAGGCCATGCTGCCAACTTTGTTGAAACCGAGCAAATTGTGCACTATAATGGGAGCAAAGCATCATTTGTCCAG acgAGAGGATCCATGCCCTTTTTCTGGTCCCAACGACCAAACCTCAAGTATAAGCCAAAGCCACAGATCAACCAAGTGGCCAACCAG atGGATGGTTTTCAAAGGCATTTTGACTCACAAATAATTACTTATGGAAAACAAGTCATTATTAATCTG GTTAACCAGAAGGGCTCAGAGAAGCCACTTGAACAGACATTTGCAAAAATGGTAACCTCCTTGGGAAATGGAAATATCAG ATATGTTGCATTTGACTTCCACAAGGAATGTAGTCAAATGAGATGGGATCGTTTGACTATTTTGGTGGATCAAGTAGCTGATATTCAAGATGAATTCGG TTATTTTCTAGTGGATGCTAATGGCAAAGTGGTGACAAATCAGGAAGGAATATTCCGTAGCAACTGCATGGACTGTCTGGACAGGACCAATGTGATCCAGAGCTTGTTGGCCCGCCGCTCTCTTCAAGCCCAGCTCCAG AGAATCGGTGTTCTCCATGTAGGACAGAGGATTGAAGAACAAGCTGAATTTGAGAAAATTTACAAAAATG CGTGGGCTGATAATGCAAATGCTTGTGCCAAACAATATGCTGGAACTGGTGCCTTGAAGACGGATTTTACCAG AACTGGGAAGAGAACTCAGTGGGGGCTGGTACTGGATGGCTGGAACTCGTTAGTGCGCTACTACAAAAACAACTTTTCAGATGGCTTTCGACAG gATGCCATAGACTTATTTCTTGGAAACTATTCAGTGGATGAAGTCGAACATAATAATCCATTACATGTACAAAAGGACTGGAAATTCTTGGCT tTGCCTATTATCATGGTCGTTGCCTTTTCAATGTGCATTATCTGTTTGCTTATGGCTG
- the SACM1L gene encoding phosphatidylinositol-3-phosphatase SAC1 isoform X2, producing MLHLTDIQLQDNKTFLSMINHVLSMDGFYFSTTYDLTHTLQRLSNTSPEFQEMSLLERADQRFVWNGHLLRELSAQPEVHRFALPVLFGFITMHSCSINGKYFDWILISRRSCFRAGVRYYVRGIDSEGHAANFVETEQIVHYNGSKASFVQTRGSMPFFWSQRPNLKYKPKPQINQVANQMDGFQRHFDSQIITYGKQVIINLVNQKGSEKPLEQTFAKMVTSLGNGNIRYVAFDFHKECSQMRWDRLTILVDQVADIQDEFGYFLVDANGKVVTNQEGIFRSNCMDCLDRTNVIQSLLARRSLQAQLQRIGVLHVGQRIEEQAEFEKIYKNAWADNANACAKQYAGTGALKTDFTRTGKRTQWGLVLDGWNSLVRYYKNNFSDGFRQDAIDLFLGNYSVDEVEHNNPLHVQKDWKFLALPIIMVVAFSMCIICLLMAGDTWTETLAYVLFWAVASIGTFLIIIYNGKDFVDAPKLVQKEKID from the exons ATGCTGCACTTAACTGATATTCAG TTACAGGACAACAAGACCTTCCTTTCAATGATAAACCATGTCTTGAGCATGGATGGGTTTTACTTTTCAACAACGTATGATCTGACACATACTTTACAACGCTTATCCAACACCAGTCCAGAATTCCAAGAAATGAGTCTTTTGGAAAGG GCAGATCAGCGATTTGTATGGAATGGTCATCTTCTTAGAGAATTATCTGCTCAGCCAGAG gtcCATCGGTTTGCTCTCCCTGTCTTATTTGGAT TCATCACTATGCACTCTTGTTCCattaatggaaaatattttgattGGATTCTCATCTCAAGGAGGAGCTGCTTCCGAGCTGGAGTGCGCTATTATGTGAGAG GAATTGATTCTGAAGGCCATGCTGCCAACTTTGTTGAAACCGAGCAAATTGTGCACTATAATGGGAGCAAAGCATCATTTGTCCAG acgAGAGGATCCATGCCCTTTTTCTGGTCCCAACGACCAAACCTCAAGTATAAGCCAAAGCCACAGATCAACCAAGTGGCCAACCAG atGGATGGTTTTCAAAGGCATTTTGACTCACAAATAATTACTTATGGAAAACAAGTCATTATTAATCTG GTTAACCAGAAGGGCTCAGAGAAGCCACTTGAACAGACATTTGCAAAAATGGTAACCTCCTTGGGAAATGGAAATATCAG ATATGTTGCATTTGACTTCCACAAGGAATGTAGTCAAATGAGATGGGATCGTTTGACTATTTTGGTGGATCAAGTAGCTGATATTCAAGATGAATTCGG TTATTTTCTAGTGGATGCTAATGGCAAAGTGGTGACAAATCAGGAAGGAATATTCCGTAGCAACTGCATGGACTGTCTGGACAGGACCAATGTGATCCAGAGCTTGTTGGCCCGCCGCTCTCTTCAAGCCCAGCTCCAG AGAATCGGTGTTCTCCATGTAGGACAGAGGATTGAAGAACAAGCTGAATTTGAGAAAATTTACAAAAATG CGTGGGCTGATAATGCAAATGCTTGTGCCAAACAATATGCTGGAACTGGTGCCTTGAAGACGGATTTTACCAG AACTGGGAAGAGAACTCAGTGGGGGCTGGTACTGGATGGCTGGAACTCGTTAGTGCGCTACTACAAAAACAACTTTTCAGATGGCTTTCGACAG gATGCCATAGACTTATTTCTTGGAAACTATTCAGTGGATGAAGTCGAACATAATAATCCATTACATGTACAAAAGGACTGGAAATTCTTGGCT tTGCCTATTATCATGGTCGTTGCCTTTTCAATGTGCATTATCTGTTTGCTTATGGCTG